From one Cupriavidus sp. P-10 genomic stretch:
- a CDS encoding nuclear transport factor 2 family protein yields MSDRNTAAGIELLQAFNDAWNRHDLEALMGFMADDCAFHGVAGSELLGRSFIGRDAVREGFQLAWQTFPDAQWVDGEHFVVGDRGVSESTFKGTRADGARIEARMVDVFTFRDGKIAVKNAYRKDRPPVVAPVVAPVVAAQA; encoded by the coding sequence ATGTCCGATCGCAACACCGCCGCCGGTATCGAACTGCTGCAAGCCTTCAACGACGCCTGGAACCGCCACGACCTCGAAGCCCTGATGGGCTTCATGGCCGATGACTGCGCCTTCCACGGCGTTGCCGGCAGCGAACTGCTCGGCCGCAGCTTCATCGGCCGCGACGCCGTGCGCGAAGGCTTCCAGCTCGCGTGGCAGACCTTCCCCGACGCGCAATGGGTCGATGGCGAGCATTTCGTCGTGGGCGACCGCGGCGTCAGCGAATCCACCTTCAAGGGCACCCGTGCCGACGGCGCCCGCATCGAGGCGCGCATGGTTGACGTCTTCACCTTCCGCGACGGCAAGATCGCGGTGAAGAATGCCTACCGCAAGGACCGCCCGCCCGTGGTGGCGCCCGTGGTGGCGCCCGTAGTGGCCGCGCAAGCCTGA
- the pdxR gene encoding MocR-like pyridoxine biosynthesis transcription factor PdxR has product MSLKSPATMWFQLFQQHALSGLSLQGKIRQMLVSAILDQQLPQGEPLPSSRELSAQLRVARNTVVLAYQQLVDEGYLVARERSGYFVNPEILGTRVSGVASLRGEPVPARGGEPDWERRFVFRPTQQRNIVKRANWRDYQYPFIYGQYDPTLFPTADWRECCLKALSVLDIHDWAQDMILRDDESLVQQIRTRVLPRRGVWAGADEIVVTVGAQQALYLLADLLVSPDTPVGIEDPGYPDARNIFGSHTSHLVPLPVDGDGLVLSDAQRACDYVYVTPSHQCPTTVTMPLARRQALLRQAEEADFVLIEDDYESESRFEGDPTPTLKSLDRSNRVIYVGSLSKSLAPGLRIGYIVGPAPLIAELRAARRLMLRHPSAYIQRAFSLFLSLGHYDAHLRRLSAAHRERAEAVLAAMATHMPDFRPVPIAGGASCWIEGPSWLDANALTRLAELQGVLIEPGSVFFMAEPAPRNVFRLGYSSISLDRIEPGIRVLAAVARELQATAGAPGAAAADAAVTSRTRPAA; this is encoded by the coding sequence ATGAGCCTCAAGTCCCCCGCCACCATGTGGTTCCAGCTGTTCCAGCAGCACGCCCTGTCCGGCCTGAGCCTGCAGGGCAAGATCCGCCAGATGCTGGTGTCCGCGATCCTTGACCAGCAACTGCCGCAGGGCGAACCGCTGCCAAGCAGCCGCGAGTTGTCCGCGCAGCTGCGCGTGGCGCGCAACACCGTGGTGCTGGCGTACCAGCAACTGGTCGATGAAGGCTACCTGGTGGCACGCGAGCGCAGCGGCTATTTCGTCAACCCCGAGATCCTGGGCACGCGCGTCAGCGGCGTGGCGTCGCTGCGCGGCGAGCCCGTGCCCGCGCGCGGCGGCGAGCCCGACTGGGAACGGCGCTTCGTGTTCCGCCCCACGCAGCAGCGCAATATCGTCAAGCGCGCCAACTGGCGCGACTACCAATATCCCTTTATCTACGGCCAGTACGACCCCACGCTGTTCCCCACCGCCGACTGGCGCGAATGCTGCCTGAAGGCGCTGAGCGTGCTCGACATCCACGACTGGGCCCAGGACATGATCCTGCGCGACGACGAGTCCCTGGTGCAGCAGATCCGCACCCGCGTGCTGCCGCGCCGCGGCGTCTGGGCCGGCGCCGACGAGATCGTGGTCACCGTGGGCGCGCAGCAGGCGCTGTACCTGCTGGCCGACCTGCTGGTCAGCCCCGATACGCCGGTCGGCATCGAAGACCCCGGCTATCCGGATGCGCGCAATATCTTCGGCTCGCATACGTCGCACCTGGTGCCGCTGCCGGTCGATGGCGACGGCCTGGTGCTGTCCGACGCGCAGCGCGCATGCGACTACGTCTACGTCACGCCCAGCCACCAGTGCCCCACCACGGTCACTATGCCGCTGGCACGCCGGCAGGCCCTGCTGCGCCAGGCCGAGGAAGCTGACTTCGTGCTGATCGAGGACGACTACGAAAGCGAGAGCCGCTTCGAAGGCGATCCCACGCCCACGCTCAAGAGCCTGGACCGCAGCAACCGCGTGATCTACGTCGGCAGCCTGTCCAAGAGCCTGGCGCCAGGGCTGCGCATCGGCTATATCGTCGGGCCGGCGCCACTGATTGCCGAGCTGCGCGCGGCGCGGCGGCTGATGCTGCGCCACCCGTCGGCGTATATCCAGCGCGCGTTCTCGCTGTTCCTGTCATTGGGCCACTATGACGCGCACCTGCGGCGCCTGTCGGCCGCGCACCGCGAGCGCGCCGAGGCAGTGCTGGCCGCAATGGCCACCCATATGCCCGACTTCCGCCCGGTGCCGATCGCCGGCGGCGCTTCATGCTGGATCGAAGGGCCGTCCTGGCTCGACGCCAACGCGCTGACGCGGCTGGCCGAGCTGCAGGGCGTGCTGATCGAGCCCGGCAGCGTCTTCTTCATGGCCGAGCCGGCGCCGCGCAACGTGTTCCGGCTGGGCTATTCGTCGATCTCGCTGGACCGCATCGAGCCCGGCATCCGCGTGCTGGCGGCCGTCGCGCGTGAACTGCAGGCCACCGCCGGCGCGCCAGGCGCGGCTGCAGCGGACGCCGCCGTCACTTCCCGCACCCGCCCCGCGGCCTGA
- a CDS encoding ligase-associated DNA damage response exonuclease produces the protein MHQEARLDHPRPFPSEPARPGDLVVARPEGLYCPPGDFYIDPWRPVERAVITHAHSDHARFGHAHYLCSAPGRGVLLARLPGIHLNTLPYGERITHHGVTLSLHPAGHVLGSSQVRLEYGGQVWVASGDYKLEADGTCDPFEPVPCDTFITESTFGLPIYRWPSQPTLMAEIFHWWQANARAGRASVVYAYSFGKAQRILHGLLHHAGVDGLPGPVIVHGALTTLNAAYADAGVALPPMALASELPPRSPLLRQALVVAPPSAQRSAWLRRFGDASDAFASGWMQLRGTRRRRGVDRGFALSDHADWPGLLQAIGATGAGRIIVTHGNVPVMVRYLNERGWQAQAFETEYGDDDESARAEAQAAESGSEAANEEPAP, from the coding sequence GTGCATCAGGAGGCACGCTTGGACCACCCCCGGCCGTTCCCGTCCGAACCCGCGCGCCCCGGCGACCTGGTCGTCGCCCGGCCTGAAGGGTTGTATTGCCCGCCCGGCGACTTCTATATCGACCCGTGGCGCCCGGTCGAGCGCGCGGTCATTACCCACGCCCACTCCGACCATGCCCGCTTCGGCCATGCGCACTACCTGTGTTCAGCGCCCGGCCGCGGCGTGCTGCTGGCACGACTGCCAGGCATCCACCTCAACACCCTGCCATACGGCGAACGCATCACCCATCACGGCGTCACGCTGAGCCTGCACCCGGCGGGGCACGTGCTTGGCTCCTCGCAGGTGCGGCTGGAATACGGCGGCCAGGTCTGGGTGGCCTCCGGCGACTACAAACTGGAGGCCGACGGCACCTGCGACCCGTTCGAGCCGGTGCCGTGCGACACCTTCATCACCGAAAGCACCTTCGGCCTGCCGATCTACCGCTGGCCATCACAGCCAACGCTGATGGCGGAGATCTTCCACTGGTGGCAGGCCAATGCGCGGGCCGGCCGCGCCAGCGTGGTCTACGCCTACAGCTTCGGCAAGGCACAGCGCATCCTGCATGGGCTGCTGCACCATGCCGGCGTCGATGGCCTGCCCGGTCCGGTGATCGTCCACGGCGCGCTGACCACGCTGAACGCCGCGTACGCCGACGCCGGCGTGGCGCTGCCGCCGATGGCGCTTGCATCCGAGCTGCCGCCGCGCAGCCCGCTGCTGCGCCAGGCGCTGGTGGTGGCGCCACCGTCGGCACAACGCTCGGCCTGGCTGCGGCGCTTCGGCGATGCGTCCGATGCCTTTGCCAGCGGCTGGATGCAGCTGCGCGGCACGCGCCGGCGCCGCGGCGTCGATCGCGGCTTTGCGCTGTCCGACCACGCCGACTGGCCGGGGCTGCTGCAGGCGATCGGCGCCACCGGCGCCGGCCGCATCATCGTGACCCACGGCAACGTGCCGGTGATGGTGCGCTACCTGAACGAACGCGGCTGGCAGGCGCAGGCTTTCGAGACCGAGTACGGCGATGACGACGAATCGGCGCGCGCCGAGGCGCAGGCGGCTGAATCGGGCAGCGAAGCCGCCAACGAAGAGCCCGCCCCATGA
- a CDS encoding NAD(P)/FAD-dependent oxidoreductase, with amino-acid sequence MEAVVPRSALGGEHTTAPSRPYDPAYDPLHTPTPGQGREYAPTYWIGTAGTPPADDGPITHDIDVDVAIIGSGFTGLTCAIFLAEQYGIKATVLEANRVSWGCSTRNGGQAQCASGRLKRSQWIQRYGLDTALRLHEEVCDGMETFKGLIKNIDCDPQPGGHLYIAHRDKVMPTLEKEAKVLREVFNYDARILDAATVRREYVDDKEAAGAMHEPEGIGIHAGKLAFGYLRRARELGAKVHPSSPVTGWETRNGVHYLRTPGGIVRARAVGVATGGYTSQSLHRDLKNRLFPILSNSIVTRPLTADELAACNFRTTQVITDTRILRHYYRLMPDGRLQIGSRSAITGNDAPQDQYKQKLIADMYRKFPALRGIQIDYSWWGWVDVSHDMMPRITQPDPSQSIYYALGYGGNGVMYSAQAGKRLAALIAGKESSLPQLPIFRSPLPFPNVREMVEAQMFAPFRRMGQRVLYHWYHWKDDVF; translated from the coding sequence ATGGAAGCCGTAGTCCCCCGCAGTGCCCTGGGCGGCGAACACACGACCGCGCCGTCGCGTCCGTACGACCCCGCCTACGACCCGCTGCATACCCCCACCCCCGGCCAGGGCCGCGAGTACGCCCCCACCTACTGGATCGGCACCGCCGGCACGCCGCCCGCCGACGACGGCCCCATCACGCATGACATCGATGTCGACGTGGCCATCATCGGCTCGGGCTTCACCGGCCTGACCTGCGCGATCTTCCTGGCGGAGCAGTACGGCATCAAGGCCACCGTGCTCGAAGCCAACCGCGTCAGCTGGGGCTGCAGCACGCGCAACGGCGGCCAGGCGCAATGCGCGTCAGGGCGGCTCAAGCGCTCGCAGTGGATCCAGCGCTACGGGCTGGATACCGCGCTGCGCCTGCACGAAGAAGTCTGCGACGGCATGGAGACCTTCAAGGGGCTGATCAAGAACATCGACTGCGACCCGCAGCCGGGCGGCCACCTGTATATCGCGCACCGCGACAAGGTGATGCCCACGCTGGAGAAGGAAGCGAAGGTCCTGCGCGAAGTCTTCAACTACGACGCGCGCATCCTCGATGCCGCCACCGTGCGGCGCGAATACGTCGACGACAAGGAAGCCGCCGGGGCGATGCACGAGCCCGAAGGCATCGGCATCCACGCGGGCAAGCTGGCCTTCGGCTACCTGCGCCGCGCGCGCGAGCTGGGCGCCAAGGTGCATCCGTCCAGCCCCGTAACGGGCTGGGAAACGCGCAACGGCGTCCATTACCTCCGCACCCCCGGCGGCATCGTGCGCGCCCGCGCCGTGGGCGTGGCCACCGGCGGCTACACCTCGCAATCGCTGCACCGCGATCTCAAGAACCGGTTGTTCCCGATCCTGTCGAACTCGATCGTCACGCGCCCGCTCACCGCCGATGAACTGGCGGCGTGCAACTTCCGCACCACGCAGGTCATCACCGACACGCGCATCCTGCGCCACTACTACCGGCTGATGCCCGACGGCCGCCTGCAGATCGGCAGCCGCAGCGCCATCACCGGCAACGACGCGCCGCAGGACCAGTACAAGCAGAAGCTCATCGCCGACATGTACCGCAAGTTCCCGGCGCTGCGCGGCATCCAGATCGACTATTCATGGTGGGGCTGGGTCGACGTCAGCCACGACATGATGCCGCGCATCACGCAGCCGGACCCGTCGCAATCGATCTACTACGCGCTGGGCTACGGCGGCAACGGCGTGATGTACTCCGCGCAGGCGGGCAAGCGGCTGGCGGCCCTGATCGCCGGCAAGGAATCGTCGCTGCCGCAGCTGCCGATCTTCCGCTCGCCGCTGCCGTTCCCGAATGTGCGCGAGATGGTGGAGGCGCAGATGTTCGCGCCGTTCCGCCGGATGGGGCAGCGGGTGCTGTATCACTGGTATCACTGGAAGGATGATGTGTTTTGA
- a CDS encoding ATP-dependent DNA ligase, which yields MKAFADLYAALDGTTSTKARLAALVDYLRVAPPQDAAWAVYFLAGGKPRQIVPVSVLRELAREAAGLPDWLFEESYQAVGDLAETIALLLPEPMDADHAGLAEWVEQRLLPLRGLPPEALMPRLDALWRPLDAHGRLVLFKLITGAFRVGVSRLLVTRALGEVAGIDPKRVAERMVGYTDLSARPDAARFLALLAPESDDDRQLRAGGQPYPFFLAHPLQAPVAQFGEVLGAPGRWLVEWKWDGIRAQLVCRGGQTWLWSRGEELITERFPEIVDAAAALPDGTVLDGEIVIWQDGRVQPFALLQQRIGRKTLSAKLLRDAPAILMSYDLLEWQGEDWRVRPQAARRARLEHVVAGHVHPSLELSPLVEADSWEHYARLRDASRDLGVEGFMLKAADAAYGAGRTKDVGVWWKWKIDPYSVDAVLIYAQRGHGRRASLYTDFTFAVWNAPQGTPDRALVPFAKAYSGLTDQEMRAVDAIIRRTTVEKFGPVRSVEPTQVFELGFEGIARSGRHKSGIAVRFPRMLRWRTDKPIEEADTLATLEAMLPGAATPREDAA from the coding sequence ATGAAGGCCTTCGCCGACCTCTACGCCGCGCTCGACGGCACCACCTCGACCAAGGCCCGGCTGGCAGCGCTGGTCGACTACCTGCGCGTCGCGCCGCCGCAGGACGCGGCCTGGGCCGTGTACTTTCTGGCCGGCGGCAAGCCGCGGCAAATCGTGCCGGTGTCGGTGCTGCGCGAACTCGCGCGCGAGGCCGCCGGCCTGCCCGACTGGCTGTTCGAAGAAAGCTACCAGGCCGTCGGCGACCTCGCCGAGACCATTGCCCTGCTGCTGCCCGAACCCATGGACGCCGACCACGCTGGCCTGGCCGAATGGGTCGAGCAGCGCCTGCTGCCGCTGCGCGGCCTGCCGCCGGAAGCACTGATGCCGCGCCTCGATGCGCTTTGGCGCCCGCTCGACGCCCATGGCCGGCTGGTGCTGTTCAAGCTGATCACCGGCGCCTTCCGCGTCGGCGTGTCGCGCCTGCTGGTCACGCGCGCGCTGGGCGAGGTAGCGGGCATCGATCCCAAGCGCGTGGCCGAGCGCATGGTTGGCTATACCGACCTGTCAGCACGGCCCGATGCCGCGCGCTTCCTGGCCCTGCTCGCGCCGGAAAGCGACGACGACCGCCAGCTTCGCGCCGGCGGCCAGCCCTACCCATTCTTCCTCGCGCATCCGCTGCAGGCACCCGTCGCGCAGTTCGGCGAGGTACTTGGCGCCCCCGGGCGCTGGCTGGTCGAATGGAAATGGGACGGCATCCGCGCGCAGCTGGTGTGTCGAGGCGGGCAAACCTGGCTGTGGTCGCGCGGCGAGGAGCTGATCACCGAGCGCTTCCCCGAGATCGTCGACGCGGCCGCGGCACTGCCGGATGGCACCGTGCTCGACGGCGAGATCGTGATCTGGCAGGACGGCCGCGTGCAGCCGTTTGCGCTGCTGCAGCAGCGCATCGGCCGCAAGACGCTGAGCGCAAAGCTGCTGCGCGATGCACCGGCGATCCTGATGTCGTACGACCTGCTCGAATGGCAGGGCGAGGACTGGCGCGTCCGGCCGCAGGCGGCGCGCCGCGCGCGGCTGGAGCATGTGGTTGCCGGGCACGTCCATCCCTCGCTGGAGCTGAGCCCGCTGGTCGAGGCCGACAGCTGGGAGCACTACGCGCGGCTGCGCGATGCCTCGCGCGATCTTGGCGTGGAAGGCTTCATGCTGAAGGCCGCGGATGCAGCCTACGGCGCCGGCCGCACCAAGGACGTCGGCGTCTGGTGGAAATGGAAGATCGATCCGTATTCGGTCGATGCGGTGCTGATCTATGCGCAGCGTGGCCACGGCCGCCGCGCCAGCCTCTATACGGACTTCACTTTCGCGGTGTGGAACGCGCCGCAGGGCACCCCGGACCGCGCGCTGGTGCCGTTCGCCAAGGCGTACTCCGGGCTGACCGACCAGGAAATGCGCGCGGTCGACGCCATCATCCGCCGCACCACCGTCGAGAAATTCGGCCCGGTGCGCAGCGTGGAGCCGACGCAGGTGTTCGAACTGGGCTTCGAAGGCATTGCGCGCAGCGGCCGCCACAAGAGCGGCATCGCGGTGCGCTTCCCCCGCATGCTGCGCTGGCGCACCGACAAGCCCATTGAAGAAGCCGACACGCTGGCCACGCTGGAAGCCATGCTGCCCGGTGCCGCCACACCGCGGGAGGACGCCGCATGA
- a CDS encoding ligase-associated DNA damage response DEXH box helicase, with translation MTPPRAARKPAEDAAAEPLTVAQGLQALFDARGWQPFAFQREAWAAIARGQSGLLHATTGTGKTYAAWLGALMAFGTPRAAPSHDKPAPPLTVLWLTPMRALAADTTRALQAPLAELDLDWTVALRTGDTGSAERAAQQRRLPTALVTTPESLTLMLTRADAQETLRRVRMVVVDEWHELIGNKRGVQAQLALARLREWQPALMVWGLSATLGNLPHAADVLLSGVPEDQRVLVHGHTPKTLLIDTLLPGNASRFPFAGHLGLSMLPHVVEELEHSGTTLVFLNTRSQAELWYQALLDARPDWAGQIALHHGSLDRAVREWVELSLKNGELRAVVCTSSLDLGVDFLPVERVLQVGSPKGVARLLQRAGRSGHAPGRASRVTVVPTHSLELVEAVAARHAVQAGRIEARESPDKPLDVLVQHLVTVALGGGFRAEALLAEVRTAWAYRGLTDAEWQWCLDFVRQGGATLSAYPDFRRAVPDEEGVWRVPDVGLGRRHRMSIGTIVSDATMQVRYWSRAGSGGASLGSVEEGFIARLAPGDCFLFGGRLLELVRVQEMTAYVRRATGKRPVVPRWNGGKMPMSTELAEAVIDTLEAAAAGRLDPRTTPELPLIQPLVDLQAQWSALPTRQTLLAEALHSREGWHLFLYPFAGRSVHLGLGSLLAWRLGQKVPATFSVAVNDYGLELLASAPLDWGHWLPQVLAEERRRDLAADVLGSLNAGELSLRRFREIARVAGLIFQGYPGAPKSARQLQASSSLFYEVFRKHDPGNLLLGQAEREVLMQELDAHRLAETLERLAALRLDLHELKRPTPLSFPLVVEFLREKLSTEKLADRIARMLAELELAAGPEPGEADGMQAAAVADAVADAARFGMADHAGPSGRTPRKPRRPRKPSRPLPLL, from the coding sequence ATGACCCCGCCGCGTGCCGCACGCAAGCCGGCGGAGGACGCCGCCGCCGAGCCGCTCACTGTCGCGCAGGGACTGCAGGCGCTGTTCGATGCGCGCGGCTGGCAGCCGTTCGCGTTCCAGCGCGAAGCCTGGGCCGCCATCGCTCGCGGCCAGAGCGGCCTGCTGCATGCCACCACCGGCACCGGCAAGACCTATGCGGCATGGCTGGGCGCGCTGATGGCATTCGGCACGCCGCGCGCCGCGCCGTCGCACGACAAGCCAGCGCCGCCACTGACGGTCCTGTGGCTCACGCCGATGCGAGCGCTCGCCGCCGACACCACGCGCGCGCTGCAGGCGCCGCTGGCGGAACTCGATCTCGACTGGACCGTGGCGCTGCGCACCGGCGACACCGGCAGCGCCGAACGCGCCGCGCAGCAGCGCCGCCTGCCGACCGCGCTGGTGACCACGCCGGAAAGCCTGACGCTGATGCTGACCCGCGCCGACGCGCAGGAAACGCTGCGGCGCGTGCGCATGGTGGTGGTCGACGAATGGCACGAGCTGATCGGCAACAAGCGCGGCGTGCAGGCGCAGCTGGCGCTGGCGCGGCTGAGGGAATGGCAGCCGGCGCTGATGGTGTGGGGGCTGTCGGCCACCCTGGGCAACCTGCCGCACGCGGCCGACGTGCTGCTGTCTGGCGTGCCGGAGGACCAGCGCGTGCTGGTGCACGGCCACACGCCCAAGACGCTGCTGATCGACACGCTGCTGCCGGGCAATGCCAGCCGCTTCCCGTTTGCCGGCCACCTGGGGCTGTCGATGCTGCCTCACGTGGTGGAGGAGCTTGAGCACAGCGGCACCACGCTGGTCTTCCTCAACACGCGCTCGCAGGCCGAGCTGTGGTACCAGGCGCTGCTCGATGCGCGTCCCGACTGGGCCGGCCAGATCGCGTTGCACCACGGCTCGCTCGACCGCGCGGTGCGCGAGTGGGTGGAGTTGAGCCTGAAGAACGGCGAGCTGCGCGCGGTGGTCTGCACCTCCAGCCTGGATCTCGGCGTCGACTTCCTGCCGGTTGAGCGCGTGCTGCAGGTCGGCTCGCCCAAGGGCGTGGCGCGCCTGCTGCAGCGCGCCGGCCGTTCGGGCCATGCACCGGGCCGCGCCTCGCGCGTGACGGTGGTGCCCACGCACAGCCTGGAGCTGGTGGAAGCGGTGGCCGCGCGGCACGCGGTGCAGGCGGGGCGGATCGAGGCGCGCGAGTCGCCCGACAAGCCGCTCGACGTGCTGGTGCAGCACCTGGTGACGGTGGCGCTTGGCGGCGGCTTCCGCGCCGAAGCGCTGCTGGCCGAGGTGCGCACCGCCTGGGCCTACCGCGGCCTGACCGACGCCGAATGGCAATGGTGCCTGGACTTCGTGCGCCAGGGCGGCGCCACGCTGTCGGCCTATCCGGACTTCCGCCGCGCCGTGCCGGACGAGGAAGGCGTCTGGCGCGTGCCCGATGTCGGGCTGGGCCGGCGCCACCGCATGAGCATCGGCACCATCGTCAGCGACGCCACCATGCAGGTGCGCTACTGGAGCCGCGCCGGCAGCGGCGGCGCCTCGCTGGGATCGGTCGAGGAAGGCTTTATCGCGCGGCTGGCGCCGGGCGACTGCTTCCTGTTCGGCGGCCGCCTGCTGGAGCTGGTACGGGTGCAGGAGATGACCGCCTACGTGCGCCGCGCCACCGGCAAGCGCCCGGTGGTGCCGCGCTGGAATGGCGGCAAGATGCCGATGTCGACCGAGCTGGCCGAAGCGGTGATCGACACGCTCGAGGCCGCCGCCGCGGGCCGGCTCGATCCGCGCACCACGCCCGAACTGCCGCTGATCCAGCCGCTGGTGGACCTCCAGGCGCAGTGGTCGGCGCTGCCGACGCGCCAGACCCTCCTGGCCGAGGCGCTGCACTCGCGCGAGGGCTGGCACCTGTTCCTCTACCCCTTCGCCGGCCGCTCGGTCCACCTCGGGCTGGGCAGCCTGCTGGCATGGCGGCTGGGGCAGAAAGTGCCGGCGACGTTCTCGGTCGCCGTCAACGACTACGGGCTGGAACTGCTGGCCTCCGCGCCGCTGGACTGGGGCCACTGGCTGCCGCAGGTGCTGGCCGAGGAGCGCCGGCGCGACCTGGCCGCCGACGTGCTCGGCAGCCTCAATGCGGGCGAGCTGTCGCTGCGGCGCTTCCGCGAGATCGCGCGCGTGGCTGGGCTGATTTTCCAGGGCTATCCGGGCGCGCCCAAGAGCGCGCGCCAGCTGCAGGCGTCGTCGAGCCTGTTCTACGAGGTGTTCCGCAAGCACGATCCCGGCAACCTGCTGCTCGGCCAGGCCGAGCGCGAGGTGCTGATGCAGGAACTGGACGCGCACCGGCTCGCCGAAACCCTCGAGCGGCTGGCCGCGCTCAGGCTAGACCTGCACGAGCTGAAGCGGCCCACGCCGCTGTCGTTCCCGCTGGTGGTGGAATTTCTGCGCGAGAAGCTCAGCACCGAGAAGCTGGCCGACCGCATCGCGCGCATGCTGGCCGAGCTGGAACTGGCGGCGGGTCCCGAGCCGGGCGAAGCCGACGGCATGCAGGCCGCAGCGGTGGCCGATGCGGTGGCCGATGCGGCGCGCTTCGGCATGGCCGACCACGCCGGCCCGTCCGGCCGCACACCGCGCAAGCCACGCCGCCCGCGCAAACCCTCCAGACCCTTGCCGCTGCTATGA
- a CDS encoding SDR family NAD(P)-dependent oxidoreductase, translated as MSKHPFDLTGKVALVTGGNGGIGLGIAEGLAAAGADIAIWGTNADKNAAAADRLAQHGRRVHTEVCDVGDEQAVDAAMQRTVAALGRIDGCFANAGIGGNKGPFDTLTAEVWRKTMRVNLDGAFFTLRAAVRQMLVQGEGGVLCSTASVAAIEGAPRTEHYAATKGGVISMMRGLAVEYARKGIRAHSILPGWIKTEMTGAAQANDAFQEMVHKRVPMRRWGEGSDFAGIAVYLMSPASAYHTGDTFVIDGGYTLF; from the coding sequence ATGAGCAAGCACCCTTTCGACCTGACAGGAAAAGTGGCCCTGGTGACCGGCGGTAACGGCGGCATCGGGCTGGGCATTGCCGAGGGCCTGGCCGCGGCGGGCGCGGACATCGCCATCTGGGGCACCAACGCGGACAAGAACGCCGCCGCCGCCGACCGGCTGGCGCAGCACGGCCGCCGGGTGCACACCGAGGTGTGCGACGTGGGCGACGAGCAGGCGGTCGATGCTGCGATGCAGCGCACGGTGGCGGCGCTGGGCCGGATCGACGGCTGCTTTGCCAACGCGGGTATCGGCGGCAACAAGGGCCCGTTCGATACGTTGACGGCGGAGGTCTGGCGCAAGACCATGCGCGTCAACCTGGATGGCGCCTTTTTCACGCTGCGCGCCGCGGTGCGGCAGATGCTGGTGCAGGGCGAGGGCGGTGTGCTGTGCAGCACCGCTTCGGTCGCGGCCATCGAAGGCGCGCCGCGGACCGAGCACTATGCCGCCACCAAGGGCGGCGTGATCTCGATGATGCGCGGCCTGGCCGTCGAATATGCGCGCAAGGGCATCCGCGCGCATTCGATCCTGCCGGGCTGGATCAAGACCGAGATGACCGGCGCCGCGCAGGCCAACGATGCCTTCCAGGAGATGGTGCACAAGCGCGTGCCGATGCGCCGCTGGGGCGAAGGCAGCGACTTTGCCGGCATTGCGGTCTACCTGATGAGCCCGGCGTCGGCCTACCACACCGGCGACACCTTCGTCATCGACGGCGGCTACACGCTGTTCTGA
- the pdeM gene encoding ligase-associated DNA damage response endonuclease PdeM has product MTPDAGTLRAHGACAVSAAGETLWLLPEHAVWWPAAGMLMVADVHFGKAAAFRALGQPVPHGTTGDNLGLLTQLTRQLPVEELVFLGDFLHARAARTPAVLAALDGWRRSLPPQVRCTLVRGNHDARAGDPPDSLQIRVVTEPAVASPLALCHLPGASPLGYVLAGHLHPACRLRGAGADSLRLPCFLFGPRGAILPAFGAFTGHATVRPQADERVYVAGGGRVWPVGRAPQSSPQNSV; this is encoded by the coding sequence ATGACACCAGACGCCGGCACCCTGCGGGCCCACGGCGCCTGCGCCGTCTCGGCGGCGGGAGAAACGCTGTGGCTGCTGCCAGAACATGCGGTGTGGTGGCCCGCGGCGGGCATGCTGATGGTGGCCGACGTGCATTTCGGCAAGGCCGCGGCGTTTCGCGCGCTCGGGCAGCCGGTGCCGCACGGCACCACCGGCGACAACCTGGGCCTGCTGACGCAGCTGACGCGGCAGTTGCCGGTGGAGGAACTGGTCTTCCTTGGCGACTTCCTGCACGCGCGTGCGGCGCGCACGCCGGCGGTGCTGGCGGCGCTGGACGGCTGGCGCCGCAGCCTGCCGCCGCAGGTGCGCTGCACCCTGGTGCGCGGCAACCACGATGCGCGCGCCGGCGACCCACCCGATTCGCTGCAGATCCGCGTGGTGACGGAGCCCGCCGTGGCGAGTCCCTTGGCGCTGTGCCATCTGCCCGGTGCTTCGCCGCTGGGCTACGTGCTGGCGGGCCACCTGCACCCGGCCTGCCGGCTGCGCGGCGCCGGCGCCGACAGCCTGCGCCTGCCCTGCTTCCTGTTCGGCCCGCGCGGCGCCATCCTGCCCGCCTTCGGCGCCTTCACCGGCCACGCCACGGTGCGGCCGCAAGCGGATGAACGCGTCTACGTGGCCGGTGGCGGCCGCGTCTGGCCGGTGGGCCGCGCGCCTCAGAGCAGCCCTCAGAACAGCGTGTAG